In Candidatus Micrarchaeota archaeon, one genomic interval encodes:
- a CDS encoding DUF814 domain-containing protein: MKIVLDLRRTLKEIAALYYEKAKTARAKRARLEKEIEKTKELIAKEQQKPVTRKKRVRVKREKRWYERFRFFFTTNGYLVLGGRDAKQNDILYSRYLEPNDLFYHADVHGASVVVLKNGLSAPELDRTEAAQFAAVYSSGWKMGYSSVDVYSVRKDQVSKYEQGAYVGKGGFMIHGERVWYRSMPLVLTVYLDETTGSVRVFPGRKKGVLGVVVTPGDMKKGDAARAIVNHLNKHIDEHQIDESDVLSVLPSGGFSVLEYTVKQ; the protein is encoded by the coding sequence ATGAAGATAGTGCTCGATTTAAGACGTACGTTGAAAGAGATTGCCGCCTTGTACTACGAGAAAGCTAAAACGGCGCGCGCTAAACGCGCGCGCCTTGAAAAGGAGATCGAAAAAACGAAAGAGTTGATCGCAAAAGAGCAACAAAAACCGGTGACAAGGAAGAAGAGGGTTCGTGTTAAAAGGGAGAAGAGATGGTATGAACGGTTCAGGTTTTTCTTCACTACAAACGGTTATCTGGTTCTCGGGGGTCGCGATGCCAAACAGAACGATATCCTTTATTCCAGATACCTCGAACCGAACGACCTTTTCTATCATGCGGACGTTCACGGTGCTTCAGTAGTGGTGTTAAAGAACGGTCTGTCTGCTCCGGAGTTGGACCGAACCGAGGCGGCACAGTTCGCAGCCGTCTATTCATCGGGTTGGAAGATGGGATACTCATCTGTGGATGTGTACTCAGTACGGAAGGATCAGGTTTCCAAATACGAACAGGGAGCATACGTTGGTAAAGGAGGTTTCATGATACACGGAGAAAGGGTTTGGTACAGGTCGATGCCTTTGGTTCTCACAGTATACTTGGACGAAACTACCGGTTCGGTGCGTGTTTTTCCGGGACGGAAAAAAGGAGTGCTGGGTGTAGTTGTGACACCCGGTGATATGAAGAAAGGTGATGCCGCGCGTGCGATAGTCAACCATTTGAATAAACATATCGATGAACATCAGATCGATGAGTCGGACGTTCTCTCAGTTTTACCGAGTGGCGGTTTCTCGGTCCTTGAATA